A genomic window from Flavobacterium sp. I3-2 includes:
- the carB gene encoding carbamoyl-phosphate synthase large subunit, translating to MPKDLSIKTVLIIGSGPIIIGQACEFDYSGSQSARSLREEGIKVILINSNPATIMTDPKMADHVYLKPLTTKSIIEILTAHPDIDAVLPTMGGQTALNLCLEADEKGIWEDFNVKLIGVDINAINVTEDREQFKQLLSRIDIPFAPAKTATSFLEGKEIAQEFGFPLVIRPSFTLGGTGAAFVHKEEDFDALLTRGLEASPIHEVLIDKALLGWKEYELELLRDKNDNVVIICTIENMDAMGIHTGDSITVAPAMTLSDRTFQRMRDMAIKMMRSIGNFAGGCNVQFAVSPDEKEDIVAIEINPRVSRSSALASKATGYPIAKIASKLALGYNLDELQNQITKSTSALFEPTLDYVIVKIPRWNFDKFEGADRTLGLQMKSVGEVMGIGRSFQEALQKATQSLEIKRNGIGADGKGYTNYDQILEKLEFASWDRVFVIYDAIALGIPLSTIHDITKIDMWYLKQYEEMYALEKEVSNFTKETLSKELLLDAKQKGFSDRQIAHMLGCLESEVHALRMQKNINRVYKLVDTCAAEFVAQTPYYYSTFEAEIQKPDGTVYVSNESKVTDKKKVIVLGSGPNRIGQGIEFDYSCVHGVMAAAEMGYETIMINCNPETVSTDFDTADKLYFEPVFWEHIYDIIQHEKPEGVIVQLGGQTALKLAEKLEKWGVKILGTSFEALDLAEDRGRFSELLTELNIPFPRFGVATSAEEASKLADELDFPLLVRPSYVLGGQGMKIVINKKELETHVIDLLKSIPGNKLLLDHYLAGAIEAEADAICDGENVYIIGIMEHIEPCGVHSGDSNATLPPFNLGEFVIQQIKDHTKKIAIALKTKGLINIQFAIKDDTVYIIEANPRASRTVPFIAKAYGEPYVNYATKVMLGAKVTDFTFNPQLKGYAIKQPVFSFNKFPKVNKALGPEMKSTGESILFIDSLKDDAFYELYSRRKMYLSK from the coding sequence ATGCCTAAAGATCTTTCAATTAAAACGGTTTTAATTATTGGTTCTGGACCAATCATCATCGGTCAAGCTTGTGAGTTTGACTATTCTGGATCACAATCTGCACGTTCATTAAGAGAAGAAGGAATTAAAGTTATCTTAATTAACTCGAATCCTGCTACGATTATGACCGACCCTAAAATGGCAGATCACGTTTACCTGAAACCATTAACTACAAAATCTATCATTGAGATTTTAACTGCTCACCCAGATATCGATGCAGTTTTACCTACAATGGGTGGACAAACCGCTTTAAATTTATGTTTAGAAGCAGATGAAAAAGGAATTTGGGAAGATTTTAATGTAAAATTAATCGGGGTTGACATCAACGCTATTAACGTAACTGAAGATCGTGAGCAATTCAAACAATTATTAAGTAGAATTGACATTCCGTTTGCTCCTGCAAAAACAGCAACTTCATTCTTAGAAGGAAAAGAAATTGCTCAGGAATTTGGTTTCCCATTAGTTATCCGTCCTTCATTTACTTTAGGAGGAACTGGAGCTGCTTTCGTACATAAAGAAGAAGATTTCGACGCTTTATTAACTCGCGGTTTAGAAGCTTCTCCAATTCACGAAGTTTTGATTGACAAAGCTTTATTAGGTTGGAAAGAATACGAATTAGAATTACTTCGCGACAAAAATGACAATGTAGTTATTATTTGTACGATTGAAAATATGGATGCAATGGGAATTCACACTGGTGATTCAATAACAGTTGCTCCGGCTATGACACTTTCTGACAGAACTTTCCAAAGAATGCGTGACATGGCAATTAAAATGATGCGTAGTATCGGAAACTTTGCTGGTGGATGTAACGTACAGTTTGCTGTTTCTCCAGACGAAAAAGAAGATATTGTAGCTATTGAAATCAACCCTCGTGTTTCTCGTTCTTCTGCTTTAGCATCAAAAGCGACAGGTTATCCAATTGCTAAAATCGCAAGTAAATTAGCTTTAGGATATAATTTAGATGAGTTACAAAATCAAATTACAAAATCAACTTCTGCTTTATTCGAGCCAACTTTAGATTATGTAATCGTTAAAATACCTCGTTGGAACTTTGATAAATTCGAAGGTGCAGATCGTACATTAGGTTTACAAATGAAATCTGTTGGTGAAGTAATGGGAATTGGACGTTCGTTCCAAGAAGCTTTACAAAAAGCAACGCAATCATTAGAAATCAAACGTAACGGAATTGGTGCCGACGGAAAAGGTTACACAAATTACGATCAAATTTTAGAGAAATTAGAATTTGCTTCTTGGGATCGTGTATTCGTAATTTACGATGCGATTGCATTGGGAATTCCATTATCTACAATTCATGATATCACTAAAATTGACATGTGGTATTTAAAGCAATACGAAGAAATGTACGCTTTAGAAAAAGAAGTTTCAAACTTCACTAAAGAAACGCTTTCAAAAGAATTGCTATTAGATGCTAAACAAAAAGGTTTTTCTGATAGACAAATCGCTCACATGTTAGGATGTTTAGAAAGTGAAGTTCACGCTTTACGTATGCAGAAAAACATCAATCGTGTTTATAAATTAGTTGATACTTGTGCTGCTGAATTCGTAGCGCAAACACCATACTACTACTCTACTTTCGAAGCTGAAATTCAAAAACCAGACGGAACTGTTTATGTTTCTAATGAAAGTAAAGTAACAGACAAGAAAAAAGTAATTGTTTTAGGTTCAGGACCAAACCGAATTGGACAAGGAATTGAATTTGATTATTCTTGTGTTCACGGAGTTATGGCTGCAGCCGAAATGGGTTATGAAACGATTATGATCAACTGTAATCCAGAAACGGTTTCTACCGATTTTGACACGGCTGATAAATTATATTTCGAACCGGTTTTCTGGGAACATATTTACGACATCATCCAACATGAAAAACCTGAAGGAGTTATCGTACAATTAGGTGGACAAACGGCTTTGAAATTAGCTGAAAAGTTAGAAAAATGGGGCGTTAAAATTTTAGGAACAAGCTTTGAAGCTTTAGATTTAGCTGAAGATCGCGGTCGTTTCTCAGAATTATTAACAGAACTGAATATTCCATTCCCTAGATTTGGAGTTGCAACATCTGCTGAAGAAGCATCTAAATTAGCAGACGAATTAGATTTCCCATTATTAGTACGTCCTTCGTACGTTTTAGGAGGTCAAGGAATGAAAATCGTAATCAACAAAAAAGAATTAGAAACTCACGTAATTGATTTATTAAAATCGATTCCTGGAAACAAACTTCTTTTAGACCATTATTTAGCTGGAGCAATCGAAGCTGAAGCGGATGCAATTTGTGATGGAGAAAACGTTTACATCATCGGAATTATGGAACACATCGAACCTTGTGGAGTTCACTCAGGAGATTCGAATGCAACTTTACCTCCGTTCAATTTAGGCGAATTCGTAATCCAACAAATTAAAGATCACACTAAGAAAATTGCAATTGCATTAAAAACTAAAGGTTTAATCAACATTCAATTTGCAATTAAAGACGATACGGTTTACATCATCGAAGCAAATCCACGCGCTTCTCGTACCGTTCCGTTCATTGCAAAAGCTTACGGAGAACCTTATGTAAATTACGCAACAAAAGTAATGTTAGGTGCAAAAGTTACTGACTTTACTTTCAATCCGCAATTAAAAGGATACGCAATCAAACAACCTGTTTTCTCATTCAATAAATTCCCTAAAGTAAACAAAGCCTTAGGACCAGAAATGAAATCAACAGGAGAAAGTATTTTATTCATCGATAGTTTAAAAGACGATGCTTTCTACGAATTATACTCAAGACGAAAAATGTATTTAAGTAAATAA